One SAR202 cluster bacterium DNA segment encodes these proteins:
- the gcvH gene encoding glycine cleavage system protein GcvH, with protein MNPKDLKYSKEHEWVRIEKDGTTTIGITAFAADQLGDVVYVDLPEVGSTVQQFAKFGEVESVKAVSDIYSPVSGTVTARNEAIVKTPESVNSAPFEGGWLVKVKLANKGELDTLLTSDQYDKFLAAQ; from the coding sequence ATGAATCCCAAGGACTTGAAGTACAGCAAAGAGCACGAGTGGGTCCGAATCGAGAAGGACGGCACCACCACCATCGGCATCACTGCCTTCGCCGCCGACCAGCTCGGCGACGTGGTGTACGTGGACCTGCCGGAGGTGGGCTCAACGGTGCAGCAGTTCGCCAAGTTCGGCGAGGTGGAGTCGGTCAAGGCCGTCTCGGACATCTACTCGCCCGTGAGCGGCACCGTAACGGCCCGGAACGAGGCCATCGTAAAGACTCCCGAATCGGTCAACAGCGCCCCGTTTGAAGGCGGCTGGCTCGTCAAGGTCAAGCTGGCGAACAAGGGTGAGCTCGACACGCTGCTCACGTCCGACCAGTACGACAAGTTCCTCGCAGCGCAGTAG
- a CDS encoding aminomethyl-transferring glycine dehydrogenase subunit GcvPA yields the protein MDRFSSPYSPNTDADRKKMLDAIGVKSVDDLFKVIPAQYRNPKLNIPEPTAEMDLKRELEAMANANAVPGKFACFLGGGAYRHHIPSVVKAIISRGEFLTSYTPYQPEISQGTLQTAYEFQTLVCQLTGMEVANTGMYDGATALAEAALMAARLTRRDKIAVLETVSPKYLKVIQTYSQALKVNYYVVPAGQEKLDDDTACLLVQQPNFYGYMEDMAKLSERAHSQGALFVVSADPTSLGMLKSPGEYDADIVVSEGQAVGVPLSFGGPYTGFFACKEKHLRQMPGRIVGKTVDSKGRTGYVLTLQTREQHIRREKATSNICTSVALIALMSTIYMSAMGKQGMKKVAELCYHKAHYAASQIEKVPGYSLPIKGTFFREFVVKCPLPPAEINKKLLEQGIIGGLDISKQVPNGMLIAVTETNTKEEIDALAAALKKIASGVAAAKR from the coding sequence ATGGACCGGTTTTCTTCCCCTTACAGCCCGAATACGGACGCCGACCGCAAGAAGATGCTGGACGCAATCGGCGTCAAGTCGGTAGACGACCTCTTCAAGGTCATCCCGGCGCAGTACCGCAATCCAAAGCTGAACATCCCCGAGCCCACGGCCGAGATGGACCTGAAGCGGGAGCTTGAGGCGATGGCGAACGCAAACGCCGTCCCCGGCAAGTTCGCCTGCTTTCTGGGCGGCGGCGCATACCGACACCACATCCCGAGTGTCGTCAAAGCGATCATCAGCCGCGGCGAGTTCCTGACCTCCTATACGCCGTACCAGCCGGAGATATCACAGGGCACGCTCCAAACCGCCTATGAGTTCCAGACACTCGTCTGCCAGCTTACCGGCATGGAGGTGGCCAACACCGGCATGTACGACGGCGCTACCGCCCTTGCCGAGGCCGCGCTCATGGCCGCGCGCCTGACCCGCCGCGACAAGATCGCCGTCCTCGAGACGGTCTCGCCCAAGTACCTGAAAGTCATCCAGACCTACTCCCAGGCGCTCAAGGTCAACTACTACGTCGTCCCCGCAGGCCAGGAGAAGCTGGACGACGACACGGCGTGCCTGCTTGTCCAGCAGCCCAATTTCTACGGCTACATGGAAGACATGGCGAAGCTCTCCGAGAGGGCGCACTCCCAGGGGGCGCTCTTCGTCGTAAGCGCCGACCCCACGTCGCTCGGCATGTTAAAGTCGCCAGGCGAGTACGACGCGGACATTGTTGTGTCCGAGGGACAGGCCGTCGGAGTGCCGCTATCGTTCGGCGGGCCGTACACCGGCTTCTTCGCGTGCAAGGAGAAGCACCTGCGCCAGATGCCGGGCCGTATCGTCGGCAAGACGGTCGACAGCAAGGGCCGCACCGGCTACGTGCTTACGCTCCAGACGCGCGAGCAGCACATCCGCCGCGAGAAGGCAACCTCCAACATCTGCACCAGCGTGGCGCTGATTGCTCTCATGTCCACAATCTACATGTCGGCGATGGGCAAGCAGGGCATGAAGAAGGTAGCGGAGCTCTGCTACCACAAGGCGCACTACGCCGCCTCGCAGATCGAAAAGGTCCCGGGTTACTCCCTGCCGATTAAAGGCACGTTCTTCCGCGAGTTCGTTGTGAAGTGCCCCCTGCCACCCGCGGAGATCAACAAAAAGCTGCTGGAGCAAGGCATCATCGGCGGCTTGGACATCAGCAAGCAGGTCCCGAACGGCATGCTGATCGCAGTTACGGAGACGAACACGAAGGAAGAGATCGACGCCCTCGCCGCGGCCCTCAAGAAGATTGCATCCGGCGTCGCAGCGGCGAAGAGGTAG
- a CDS encoding glycine dehydrogenase subunit 2: MTITREYLDQNNRKLLMDRSVPGRMGTTLPKLDVPAAPLPDKSMLRDSLEFPEVTENEIVRYFTQLSQLNFSIDTQFYPLGSCTMKYNPKLHEEMSFQPGFANIHPNQSAESVQGALKLMYDLQGLLCEITGMKGASLTPMAGADGELAGMLMTRAYHQSRGDLKRTKVLIPDSAHGTNPASAAMAGFEVVTLKSDANGNTDLEALKSLVGPDLAGLMITLPSTLGLFDTNILEVVRIVKENGGVIYGDGANLNALLGRVKLGELGFDVIHSNLHKTFSTPHGGGGPGAGPVMVGERLAPFLPAPIVAKKKGDDGKDAYDYFYPPQTIGKMGAFQGNFGMFIRAYTFIRLLGNTGIDKIGKDAVINANYVQSQLKGYYHLPYDRTCMHEVVFSAKNLKKAHDVDALDVAKRLIDYNIHPPTMYFPLIVEQALMIEPTESESVETLDTFIEVMKTIAQEAKDNPELLHDAPHNTPNTRLDEARAARKPDLRWKKA, translated from the coding sequence ATGACAATCACACGAGAGTATCTCGACCAGAACAACCGCAAGCTCCTCATGGACCGCAGCGTGCCGGGCAGGATGGGCACCACCCTCCCGAAGCTCGACGTGCCGGCGGCTCCCCTGCCCGACAAGTCGATGCTACGCGACAGCCTGGAGTTCCCGGAGGTCACCGAGAACGAGATCGTCCGGTACTTCACCCAGCTCAGCCAGCTCAACTTCTCCATAGACACGCAGTTCTACCCGCTCGGTAGCTGCACAATGAAGTACAACCCGAAGCTCCACGAGGAGATGTCCTTCCAGCCGGGCTTCGCAAACATCCACCCGAACCAGTCTGCGGAGAGCGTACAGGGCGCGCTCAAGCTCATGTACGACCTGCAGGGCCTGCTGTGCGAGATCACCGGCATGAAGGGCGCGAGCCTCACCCCCATGGCGGGCGCGGACGGCGAGCTGGCCGGCATGCTTATGACGCGGGCATACCACCAGTCGCGCGGCGATCTCAAGCGCACGAAGGTGCTCATACCGGACAGCGCTCACGGCACCAACCCCGCCTCCGCCGCAATGGCGGGCTTTGAGGTGGTCACTCTCAAATCCGACGCGAACGGCAACACCGATCTGGAAGCTCTCAAGAGCCTCGTCGGGCCGGACCTCGCAGGACTGATGATCACGCTGCCGAGCACGCTCGGCCTGTTCGATACGAACATCCTTGAGGTGGTCCGCATCGTCAAGGAGAACGGCGGCGTCATATACGGCGACGGAGCGAACCTGAACGCGCTCCTGGGACGCGTGAAGCTGGGCGAGCTCGGCTTCGACGTCATCCACTCCAACTTGCACAAGACCTTCAGCACGCCGCACGGCGGCGGCGGCCCTGGCGCGGGGCCGGTAATGGTGGGCGAGCGACTGGCGCCGTTCCTGCCCGCCCCTATCGTCGCGAAAAAGAAGGGCGACGACGGCAAGGACGCGTACGACTACTTCTACCCGCCCCAGACCATCGGCAAGATGGGCGCATTCCAGGGCAACTTTGGCATGTTCATCCGCGCCTACACGTTCATCCGCCTGCTGGGCAACACCGGCATAGATAAAATCGGCAAAGACGCGGTGATCAACGCAAACTACGTCCAGAGCCAGCTCAAGGGCTACTACCACCTGCCCTACGACCGCACCTGCATGCACGAGGTCGTCTTTTCGGCCAAGAACCTCAAGAAGGCGCACGACGTGGACGCGTTGGACGTTGCCAAGCGCCTCATCGATTACAACATCCACCCGCCGACGATGTACTTCCCGCTTATCGTGGAGCAGGCGCTGATGATCGAGCCGACGGAGTCGGAGTCGGTAGAGACGCTGGACACCTTCATCGAGGTTATGAAGACCATCGCACAGGAAGCAAAGGACAACCCCGAGCTTCTCCACGACGCTCCCCACAACACGCCCAACACCCGCCTGGATGAGGCCCGCGCGGCCCGCAAGCCTGACCTGCGGTGGAAGAAGGCGTAG
- a CDS encoding ribbon-helix-helix protein, CopG family, translating into MAGTAKIAISLPEKTLAAVERRRRTTGESRSQYVRRAVESLTRIEQEREWDEQMAQSYRENPETQEELEALRKSASILFAQYPWE; encoded by the coding sequence ATGGCGGGAACAGCAAAAATAGCTATAAGTCTACCTGAGAAGACGTTGGCAGCAGTAGAGCGACGCAGGCGGACCACAGGAGAAAGTCGCAGCCAGTACGTTCGCAGGGCAGTCGAGTCTTTGACAAGAATTGAGCAAGAGCGCGAATGGGATGAGCAAATGGCCCAGTCATACCGTGAGAATCCAGAAACCCAAGAAGAGTTGGAAGCGCTCAGAAAATCTGCCAGTATCCTGTTTGCGCAGTATCCTTGGGAATGA
- a CDS encoding type II toxin-antitoxin system PemK/MazF family toxin has protein sequence MKQGEIWWADLGPPAGTRPVLLLSRNKVYISRDSVTVALVTTRMRGLPSEIPLSSKDGMPRDCVINIDVIDTVPKQYLTRRITAINDEKTAAVEKAIHYVFGLSW, from the coding sequence ATGAAGCAAGGCGAGATTTGGTGGGCCGATTTGGGACCTCCAGCCGGCACAAGGCCGGTGCTGCTCCTTTCACGCAATAAGGTCTATATCTCCAGGGATTCGGTGACCGTGGCGCTGGTGACGACCCGCATGAGGGGGTTGCCGTCAGAAATTCCGCTATCATCCAAAGACGGAATGCCTCGGGATTGCGTCATCAATATCGACGTAATTGATACGGTCCCCAAGCAGTACCTTACTCGTCGAATCACCGCCATCAATGACGAGAAAACGGCGGCCGTTGAGAAGGCAATTCACTACGTTTTCGGACTGAGTTGGTAA